From a region of the Fischerella sp. JS2 genome:
- a CDS encoding FAD-dependent oxidoreductase translates to MAKPVILTVDDDPEVLQAVARDLRQEYGENYRILRADSGATALETLEQIKLRNHPVALFLVDQRMPQMSGVEFLQQAITIFPDAKRALLTAYADTDAAIDAINTTQIDYYLMKPWNPPEERLYPVLNDLLDDWQATFHPPFEGIRVIGNRWSPYSHQVKDFLARNQVPYEWMDIEFSKEAEQLTEYANCNKTRLPLVIFPDGEQLRQPTNLEIAQKIGLRTQAEKPFYDLAIIGSGPAGLAAAVYGASEGLRTVMIEREAPGGQAGTSSRIENYLGFPVGLSGSDLARRAVTQARRFGVEILTPQEATGIRVAHPYRFLQLSDGSEISCHALILALGVAWRRLDVPGIERLTGAGVYYGAAQTEAMSCKDEDVYIVGGANSAGQAAMYFSKYARRVTMLVRGESLSISMSQYLIDQIAETPNITVKTYTSVIEVKGESCLEAITIKNNRTGEIQTLSATSLFIFIGAAPRTEWLDGMVQRDDRGFILTGPDLQRDGQRIPGWNLERDPYLLETNIPGIFAVGDVRHGSVKRVASGVGEGAICVQFIHQYLAKVL, encoded by the coding sequence ATGGCTAAACCTGTAATTCTGACGGTTGACGATGACCCTGAAGTCTTACAAGCCGTGGCGCGGGATCTGCGTCAGGAATATGGAGAAAACTACCGCATATTGCGCGCTGACTCTGGTGCTACCGCTTTGGAAACATTAGAACAAATCAAACTCCGCAACCATCCTGTTGCATTGTTTTTAGTAGATCAAAGAATGCCGCAAATGTCTGGGGTTGAGTTCTTACAACAAGCAATAACAATCTTTCCAGATGCAAAACGGGCTTTACTCACCGCCTACGCAGACACCGATGCAGCTATCGACGCCATCAACACTACACAAATCGATTACTATTTAATGAAGCCGTGGAATCCACCAGAAGAGCGGCTGTATCCGGTACTAAATGATTTGCTTGATGACTGGCAAGCAACATTTCACCCACCCTTTGAAGGTATTCGTGTCATTGGTAATCGCTGGTCGCCCTATTCCCATCAAGTCAAAGATTTTTTGGCACGAAATCAAGTGCCTTACGAGTGGATGGATATCGAATTCTCCAAAGAAGCTGAACAGTTAACAGAGTATGCAAACTGTAATAAAACACGCTTGCCTTTAGTAATTTTCCCTGATGGCGAACAATTGAGACAACCAACAAATTTAGAGATTGCCCAGAAAATTGGACTGCGAACTCAAGCAGAAAAGCCATTTTATGACTTAGCGATCATTGGTAGTGGCCCTGCTGGGTTAGCGGCTGCGGTGTATGGTGCATCAGAAGGGCTACGTACAGTGATGATTGAACGAGAAGCCCCAGGTGGACAGGCGGGAACAAGTTCCCGTATTGAAAATTACTTAGGTTTTCCCGTAGGTTTAAGTGGTAGCGATTTAGCACGTCGTGCCGTCACTCAAGCTAGGCGCTTTGGTGTGGAAATTCTCACACCCCAAGAAGCTACGGGTATTCGCGTAGCTCATCCATATCGATTTTTACAACTATCTGACGGTAGCGAAATTAGTTGTCATGCCCTGATTTTGGCGTTAGGTGTGGCGTGGCGACGATTGGATGTACCAGGAATTGAACGCTTGACTGGTGCGGGTGTTTATTATGGTGCAGCTCAAACTGAAGCAATGAGTTGTAAAGATGAAGATGTTTATATCGTAGGAGGGGCAAACTCAGCCGGACAAGCAGCTATGTATTTTTCCAAATACGCCCGTCGTGTGACGATGTTGGTTCGTGGCGAATCCTTGAGTATCAGTATGTCCCAGTACTTGATAGACCAAATCGCTGAAACACCAAACATCACAGTAAAAACATATACTAGTGTGATTGAAGTCAAAGGTGAAAGTTGTTTAGAAGCAATTACTATTAAAAATAATCGCACTGGCGAAATCCAAACACTTTCCGCGACTTCACTATTTATCTTTATTGGGGCAGCACCACGAACTGAATGGTTAGATGGCATGGTGCAACGAGACGATCGCGGTTTTATTTTAACCGGGCCAGATTTACAACGCGATGGACAACGCATCCCAGGCTGGAATTTAGAACGTGACCCTTATTTGTTGGAAACAAATATTCCTGGTATCTTTGCCGTCGGTGATGTGCGTCATGGTTCAGTCAAACGTGTTGCATCGGGAGTAGGTGAAGGTGCAATCTGCGTTCAGTTTATCCATCAGTATTTAGCTAAGGTGTTGTAA
- a CDS encoding VOC family protein: MKVGSAYTRLLVNDWKACFLFYKDLLEFEVAVENEADGYAEFKAGDMRLSLFRRQEMAQLIHNADKPPHAECQDTVALIFTVHDLEEEYQQLRHKGVKFTAAPMNNPYYGIKTAYLRDPDGNLIGLYEFLA; encoded by the coding sequence ATGAAAGTAGGTTCAGCATACACAAGATTACTGGTAAATGACTGGAAAGCTTGCTTTTTGTTCTATAAAGATTTATTGGAATTTGAAGTGGCTGTAGAAAATGAAGCAGACGGATACGCTGAATTTAAAGCTGGAGATATGAGGTTATCTCTATTTAGACGCCAGGAAATGGCCCAACTCATCCATAATGCTGACAAGCCACCCCATGCGGAATGCCAGGACACCGTAGCATTAATTTTTACAGTTCATGATTTGGAAGAGGAATATCAGCAATTAAGACACAAAGGTGTAAAATTCACCGCAGCACCAATGAATAATCCTTACTATGGCATCAAAACGGCTTATCTACGCGATCCAGACGGAAATCTGATCGGTCTATACGAGTTTTTAGCCTAA
- a CDS encoding Nif11-like leader peptide family natural product precursor, translating to MSQTSVTEFLAAAKKDQALRQKLKAAMDTHGCVKIGKDSGYEFTAEELQTQLNSMSEEEVAEIVNPGVAPRRHIDPQ from the coding sequence ATGTCTCAAACAAGTGTCACTGAATTTTTAGCAGCTGCTAAAAAAGACCAAGCATTAAGACAAAAACTCAAAGCCGCAATGGACACCCACGGTTGTGTCAAAATTGGCAAAGACAGTGGCTACGAATTCACTGCTGAAGAACTGCAAACACAACTTAACAGTATGTCCGAAGAAGAAGTTGCAGAAATCGTCAATCCTGGTGTTGCTCCGCGTCGGCACATCGATCCTCAATGA
- a CDS encoding antibiotic biosynthesis monooxygenase, translating to MPTIAKNNNVITVIIIFAVEPDRQQELIDTIIEFLETTVKYQPGFVSSSIHKSIDGVRVMNYAQWQTLEDYKAFINNSQVQANAVKLGNFSKPESHVYEVVVSKPDDATLKITKGGLIHLAQFRVQPENQMRLVELEREYVGVGLQNPGLISANFHRSLDGVNNVNYGQWRSFNDFEELLKDPKYKPLNEYWQGLAENEFHLYEVVYTQPVDS from the coding sequence ATGCCAACTATTGCTAAAAACAACAATGTCATTACGGTAATAATTATCTTTGCCGTCGAACCAGATCGTCAGCAGGAACTGATAGACACAATTATTGAATTCCTAGAAACAACGGTAAAGTATCAGCCTGGTTTTGTCTCATCTAGCATCCACAAAAGTATAGATGGGGTGCGGGTAATGAATTATGCTCAATGGCAAACTTTGGAAGACTACAAAGCTTTTATCAACAATTCCCAGGTGCAAGCCAATGCAGTCAAACTCGGAAACTTTTCTAAACCAGAGTCACACGTTTACGAAGTCGTTGTTTCCAAACCCGATGATGCCACACTTAAAATTACCAAAGGCGGTTTAATTCACCTTGCACAATTCCGAGTCCAGCCAGAAAACCAGATGCGCCTAGTGGAATTGGAGAGGGAATACGTAGGGGTTGGGTTGCAAAATCCCGGACTTATTTCTGCTAATTTCCACCGTTCACTCGATGGCGTTAATAATGTAAATTATGGGCAATGGCGCAGTTTTAATGATTTTGAAGAACTGCTTAAAGACCCAAAATACAAACCCTTAAATGAGTATTGGCAGGGTTTGGCAGAAAACGAGTTTCATCTATATGAGGTTGTATATACACAACCTGTTGATTCATAA
- a CDS encoding cation:proton antiporter, whose protein sequence is MTLVNAISNLTMPLLATATASDSTSIMAAVLISLVVIYLASIVGSEICDRLNMPPVLGQLLGGLVVGISALHLLVFTDGGGDTGNSVLIKFLIATTGLSIDGVSTIFQINSEVISVLAELGVVILLFEIGLESDLKELLKVGPHSAIVATVGVAAPFAAGTFGLMYLFGVPAIPAIFAGAALTATSIGITAKVLSELQYLNRKEGQIIIGAAVLDDVLGIIILAVVASLAKTGEVEVTNVLYLIVSAVAFLVGAILLGRLFNPYFVKIVDELKTRGQLLIPALIFAFVLSYIATAIRLEAILGAFTAGLVLAETQKCRALKNQVLPIADLLVPIFFVAVSAKTNIAVLNPFVPENREGLIIASFLILVAILGKVVSGFTVFDQGKTNRLAIGVGMIPRGEVGLVFAGIGSTSGVLSGSLNAAIIVMVILTTFLAPPLLSFVFQKPTIAEGEAEGERV, encoded by the coding sequence ATGACACTAGTAAATGCAATTTCTAATCTTACTATGCCTTTGTTAGCAACCGCGACAGCATCAGACAGCACCTCAATTATGGCAGCAGTGCTGATTAGTTTAGTGGTTATATACCTTGCTAGTATAGTTGGTAGTGAAATTTGCGATCGCTTGAACATGCCACCAGTTTTAGGGCAGCTCTTAGGTGGTTTAGTTGTAGGCATATCAGCTTTGCACCTACTGGTATTTACTGATGGCGGTGGTGATACTGGCAACTCTGTTTTAATCAAATTCTTGATAGCTACCACAGGTTTAAGTATAGACGGAGTATCAACAATATTTCAAATCAATAGCGAAGTCATTTCTGTATTAGCAGAACTAGGTGTAGTCATTCTCTTGTTTGAAATTGGCTTGGAATCAGATTTAAAAGAATTACTTAAAGTCGGACCACACTCAGCAATAGTGGCAACAGTGGGAGTTGCAGCGCCATTCGCTGCTGGTACTTTTGGGTTAATGTACTTGTTTGGAGTGCCTGCCATACCTGCAATTTTTGCTGGTGCAGCCTTAACTGCAACTAGTATCGGCATTACTGCCAAAGTTCTATCAGAATTACAATATCTCAATCGCAAAGAAGGTCAAATTATCATCGGTGCGGCTGTTTTAGATGATGTGCTTGGCATCATCATCTTGGCCGTGGTTGCGAGTCTAGCCAAAACTGGAGAAGTAGAAGTTACAAATGTACTGTACTTAATTGTTAGTGCCGTAGCTTTCTTGGTAGGAGCAATTTTGCTGGGTCGTCTTTTCAATCCCTATTTTGTCAAGATAGTGGATGAGTTAAAAACTCGTGGTCAACTGTTGATTCCTGCCCTAATTTTTGCGTTCGTTTTATCATATATTGCTACAGCTATAAGATTAGAAGCAATTCTCGGAGCTTTTACTGCTGGATTAGTTTTAGCGGAAACACAGAAGTGTCGAGCGCTAAAAAATCAAGTTCTTCCAATTGCAGATTTACTCGTACCAATTTTCTTTGTGGCTGTAAGTGCTAAAACTAACATTGCTGTTTTAAATCCATTTGTGCCTGAAAATCGTGAAGGTCTGATCATCGCTAGCTTCTTGATTCTGGTAGCAATTCTGGGTAAAGTCGTCAGTGGCTTTACAGTATTTGATCAAGGAAAAACTAATCGCCTAGCAATTGGTGTTGGTATGATTCCACGCGGCGAAGTAGGACTAGTGTTTGCAGGTATCGGCTCAACCAGCGGCGTTTTGTCTGGTTCGTTGAATGCTGCCATCATCGTGATGGTGATTTTGACAACATTTTTAGCGCCACCTTTATTATCATTTGTATTTCAAAAACCAACTATTGCGGAAGGAGAAGCCGAAGGGGAAAGAGTATAA
- a CDS encoding efflux RND transporter permease subunit, translating to MFVDFFIRRPVFTSVCAIIILIVGAISIPTLPTEQYPEISPTQIQVTANYVGASAEVVENTVTTILERQINGVEGMKYMTSSSSNNGTSTITVTFDASRDADIAAVDVQNRVSLAEPQLPEPVTQTGVTVSKQSNNIVLAMGLYSEKGEYDTVFLSNYADLYISDALKRVKGVSEARIFGERRYAMRLWLDPNRLASRNLTAQDVIDALNEQNLQVGAGQIGQQPSPPGQMYQIDLRAISRLTDASEFEDIVIKTSQDGSLIKLKDVGRAELGAENYSTFLRFRGQEGVGIGIFTTPGSNVLDVAKAVKAEMAVLAEKFPPGMEYQVAFDTTSFVEASLSEVLFTLLLAIALVILVIFIFLQDWRTTLIPIITIPLALIGTFAFVKAFNFSINTLTLFGLTLATGMVVDDAIVVVEDISRLIQQEGMTPRQAASAAMHELFGAVIATSLVLMAVFVPVAFFPGATGQIYKQFALTIAFSIAISTFLAVTLTPSLSGLLLRRRPRQRGFLGWVFGKFNSFQNSMRRGYEWSLNRLVRIKAIVIGLFILSLGLTAWLYTSVPTSFLPDEDQGYFITIVQGPEGVSLNYTSKVMQQAEEEILKLPEVTGTFAVGGFSFSGSTANNGVIFTTLKPWHERSQSAQQIIGSLMGKLSGITEARVLPVNPPTIRGLGSFSGFQFQLQDRAGNNDLATMLQVMGQLLERANQEPDLQKPVYTTFAANTPQILIEVDRSRAKALQVDVDEVFNTLQNYLGSRYVNDFNFERRTYRVYVQADAQFRSNPEDIGKLYVRSANDQMIPLSDLVKLTPTTGAQTINHYNLFRSIEINGSAAPGKSSGQAIQAMENVAQQVLPTSFGYEWSGIALEEKTSGGQAPIIFGLGLVFVFLVLAAQYENYVDPLIILLSVPLAIFGALSAQSLRGLDNDIFCQVGLVMLIGLASKNAILIVEFANQLHEQGMPITKAAVQAAQERLRPILMTALSTLLGIFPLAIATGAGAGSRQSLGTAVFGGMLVATFLSLFIVPILYIVIGNLRDRFLKRRPPQQPPHHLEEDGRVTTEIYR from the coding sequence ATGTTTGTTGACTTCTTTATCAGGCGACCTGTTTTTACCAGTGTCTGCGCTATCATCATTTTGATAGTAGGGGCTATTAGCATTCCTACTTTACCGACAGAGCAGTATCCAGAAATTAGTCCTACTCAAATCCAAGTTACTGCTAACTATGTTGGTGCTAGTGCGGAAGTAGTAGAAAACACCGTTACGACAATCTTAGAACGGCAGATTAACGGTGTTGAAGGCATGAAATACATGACTTCTAGTAGCAGTAACAATGGTACTAGTACGATTACAGTCACATTTGATGCATCGCGGGATGCAGATATTGCTGCCGTTGATGTGCAGAATCGTGTATCTTTAGCTGAACCACAACTGCCCGAACCAGTTACGCAAACAGGAGTCACTGTTAGTAAGCAATCTAATAACATTGTGTTAGCGATGGGCTTATACAGTGAGAAAGGAGAGTACGACACTGTATTTTTAAGCAATTACGCCGACCTTTACATATCAGATGCCCTAAAAAGAGTCAAGGGTGTAAGCGAGGCAAGAATTTTTGGTGAACGCCGCTATGCAATGCGTCTTTGGCTTGATCCCAATCGCCTTGCAAGCCGCAACCTCACTGCTCAAGATGTAATTGATGCCCTGAATGAACAAAACCTGCAAGTGGGTGCCGGACAAATTGGTCAGCAACCATCTCCTCCGGGACAAATGTATCAAATAGATTTACGTGCTATCAGTAGACTAACGGATGCATCTGAATTTGAGGACATAGTAATTAAAACGAGTCAAGATGGATCTCTCATTAAGCTCAAAGACGTAGGACGGGCAGAACTAGGAGCAGAAAATTACAGTACTTTCTTGCGATTTCGAGGTCAAGAGGGTGTGGGAATTGGTATATTTACCACTCCAGGGAGTAATGTGCTGGACGTTGCCAAAGCAGTCAAAGCCGAGATGGCAGTACTAGCTGAAAAATTTCCACCAGGAATGGAGTATCAAGTTGCCTTTGATACAACCAGTTTTGTGGAAGCCTCACTCTCAGAAGTGTTGTTCACTTTGTTGCTGGCGATCGCTCTCGTCATCCTGGTAATCTTTATTTTCTTGCAGGATTGGCGCACCACCTTAATTCCCATTATCACCATTCCCTTGGCTTTAATTGGTACATTTGCCTTTGTTAAAGCCTTCAATTTTTCCATCAACACTTTAACTTTGTTTGGTCTAACCCTAGCAACAGGGATGGTCGTCGATGATGCGATCGTTGTCGTCGAAGATATTTCGCGTTTGATTCAGCAAGAAGGCATGACGCCGCGTCAGGCAGCTTCTGCGGCTATGCATGAACTATTTGGGGCTGTCATTGCGACCTCATTGGTGCTGATGGCTGTATTCGTCCCTGTTGCTTTTTTCCCAGGAGCCACCGGACAGATATATAAACAATTTGCTTTAACCATCGCCTTTTCGATCGCCATCTCTACTTTTCTTGCCGTTACCCTCACACCTTCTCTATCTGGCTTGCTACTGCGCCGCAGACCTAGACAGCGCGGTTTTTTAGGCTGGGTGTTTGGTAAATTTAACTCGTTCCAAAACTCGATGCGAAGAGGATACGAGTGGTCACTTAATCGCCTAGTAAGGATCAAAGCAATTGTAATTGGGCTGTTTATCCTCTCCTTGGGATTAACTGCTTGGTTGTATACCTCAGTGCCAACATCATTTCTTCCTGACGAAGACCAAGGTTACTTTATTACAATTGTGCAAGGGCCAGAAGGAGTTTCTCTTAACTACACCAGCAAAGTGATGCAACAAGCAGAAGAAGAAATTCTGAAATTGCCGGAAGTCACAGGTACTTTTGCTGTTGGTGGATTTAGTTTTAGCGGTAGCACTGCTAATAATGGTGTAATTTTTACAACCCTCAAACCTTGGCATGAACGTAGTCAGTCAGCGCAGCAAATCATTGGTAGTTTAATGGGTAAGCTCTCAGGAATCACTGAAGCCAGAGTCTTACCTGTGAATCCTCCCACCATTCGGGGTTTAGGTAGTTTTAGCGGTTTCCAATTTCAGCTACAAGACAGAGCAGGTAACAATGACTTAGCAACCATGCTGCAAGTTATGGGTCAGTTACTGGAGCGGGCAAATCAGGAACCAGACTTGCAAAAGCCTGTATACACTACTTTTGCTGCGAATACACCACAAATATTAATTGAAGTAGACCGTAGTCGTGCTAAAGCCCTACAAGTAGACGTTGATGAAGTATTTAATACTCTCCAGAATTACCTGGGTTCGCGCTACGTCAACGACTTTAATTTTGAACGACGGACTTACCGAGTATACGTGCAAGCAGATGCTCAGTTTCGCTCCAATCCGGAGGATATCGGGAAATTATACGTCCGCTCTGCCAACGATCAAATGATTCCCTTAAGTGATCTGGTCAAACTCACCCCTACTACTGGAGCGCAAACCATCAATCATTACAACTTATTCCGCTCAATTGAAATCAACGGTTCAGCAGCTCCTGGTAAAAGCTCTGGTCAAGCAATCCAAGCAATGGAGAACGTCGCCCAACAAGTTTTACCAACGAGTTTTGGTTACGAATGGTCGGGGATAGCCCTGGAGGAAAAAACATCCGGTGGTCAAGCACCAATCATTTTTGGTTTGGGACTCGTCTTTGTTTTCTTGGTATTAGCTGCTCAATACGAAAACTATGTTGACCCGTTAATTATTCTGCTATCGGTTCCCCTTGCTATCTTTGGAGCGCTGTCAGCACAATCACTGCGGGGTCTAGACAACGACATCTTTTGCCAAGTTGGTTTGGTGATGTTGATTGGTTTGGCAAGTAAGAACGCCATTTTAATTGTGGAGTTTGCTAACCAACTGCACGAGCAAGGTATGCCAATTACCAAAGCCGCAGTGCAAGCCGCACAGGAACGTTTGCGACCGATTTTGATGACAGCACTCTCCACACTATTGGGGATTTTCCCCTTAGCAATTGCCACAGGCGCAGGTGCTGGTAGCCGTCAATCTCTCGGGACTGCGGTGTTTGGTGGGATGCTTGTTGCTACGTTCCTGAGTTTGTTTATAGTGCCAATATTATATATAGTGATTGGAAATCTTCGCGATCGCTTTCTCAAACGTCGTCCACCTCAACAACCACCCCATCACCTGGAGGAAGATGGTCGGGTGACTACCGAAATTTATCGATAG
- a CDS encoding efflux RND transporter periplasmic adaptor subunit, translated as MTPPQPHTEIENNPPQIEKQPPRKQRRWLWLLLTLLALTGGGIAVWRVFTSQNKTPANMNAQPPAVAVKVSTVKSGTIEDSAEYIANIESRRSVALQPRIQGQVTQIFVRAGDPVKNGDPIIQVDAREQQAAVSSVNAAAQAARSQVENAKATLRSLEADRQSFLADVQLRQQEYNRYAALASEGAVSQLTKEQYANQLAVAKAAFNANESKIKAQQAAVAEAEKSLQQALANTNQQKVQLQYYRVTAPFAGTVGNIPVKVGDFVNTSTQLATVTQNRPLEINISVPVERASQLRNGTPVELIDAQGRTIGTSRVFFISPKANENRMIQIKALYDNEKNLLRADEYVRARVIFSQRSGVVIPTTAVARIAGQNFVFVEQTQKSPEGKTQLVAKQKRVELGNIKGNNYQVLEGLEPGERIIVSGLLNLKDGVPITPESQ; from the coding sequence ATGACACCTCCGCAGCCTCATACCGAAATTGAAAATAATCCTCCACAGATAGAAAAGCAGCCACCTCGCAAACAACGCCGGTGGCTTTGGTTATTGTTGACCCTGCTAGCATTGACAGGAGGAGGCATTGCTGTTTGGCGTGTGTTTACTTCCCAAAATAAAACACCTGCAAATATGAATGCTCAGCCCCCAGCAGTAGCGGTGAAAGTATCTACCGTCAAATCAGGCACAATAGAAGACAGTGCAGAATATATTGCCAATATTGAATCGCGCCGCTCAGTGGCTTTGCAACCAAGAATTCAAGGTCAAGTTACTCAAATATTTGTGAGAGCCGGAGATCCAGTAAAAAATGGAGACCCCATTATTCAAGTAGACGCAAGAGAGCAACAAGCAGCAGTTAGCAGTGTCAACGCTGCTGCACAAGCGGCGCGATCGCAAGTGGAAAATGCTAAAGCTACCCTGAGATCCTTAGAAGCAGACAGGCAATCTTTTCTTGCGGATGTCCAATTAAGACAGCAGGAGTACAATCGTTACGCTGCTCTTGCAAGTGAAGGAGCAGTATCTCAACTAACCAAAGAACAGTATGCAAATCAACTTGCTGTAGCAAAAGCCGCCTTCAACGCCAACGAATCCAAAATTAAAGCGCAACAAGCCGCAGTAGCCGAAGCCGAAAAATCTTTACAGCAAGCTTTAGCTAATACCAACCAACAAAAAGTCCAACTCCAGTACTACAGAGTCACAGCCCCCTTCGCTGGTACAGTCGGTAATATCCCTGTAAAAGTAGGTGATTTTGTCAATACGTCCACACAATTAGCTACTGTTACTCAAAATCGACCATTAGAAATTAACATATCTGTACCAGTTGAACGTGCATCTCAATTGCGTAATGGAACGCCAGTAGAACTTATTGATGCACAAGGTCGGACTATTGGTACTAGTCGTGTATTTTTTATCTCTCCTAAAGCGAATGAAAATCGGATGATCCAAATTAAAGCACTATATGACAATGAAAAAAATCTACTTAGAGCCGATGAATATGTTCGAGCCAGAGTCATATTTAGCCAACGTTCAGGAGTAGTTATCCCTACCACAGCAGTGGCTCGTATAGCTGGGCAAAACTTTGTCTTTGTAGAGCAAACACAAAAATCACCCGAAGGTAAAACCCAACTAGTAGCTAAACAAAAGCGTGTTGAATTAGGCAATATCAAGGGTAATAACTATCAAGTATTGGAAGGATTAGAACCAGGAGAAAGAATTATTGTTTCAGGATTACTCAACCTTAAAGATGGAGTCCCCATAACACCAGAATCTCAATAA